A genomic region of Porticoccaceae bacterium LTM1 contains the following coding sequences:
- a CDS encoding valine--tRNA ligase, translating into MDKNYRPQDIEQNWYQTWEQNGYFAPSGHGESFSQMIPPPNVTGSLHMGHAFQHTIMDALTRYQRMKGKNSLWQVGTDHAGIATQMVVERQLAAQGQSRLDLGRDAFMEKVWEWKAESGGTITKQMRRLGNSVDWDTERFTMDPGFTKAVQEVFVRLYQDGLLYRGKRLVNWDPKLHTAISDLEVENKEVKGKMWHLRYPLADGVKTADGKDYIVVATTRPETMLGDTGVAVNPEDPRYKDLIGKFVVLPLVNRRIPIVGDEHADMEKGTGCVKITPAHDFNDYEVGKRNSLPMINVLTFNADIRDSAQCFNTDGSVNNDIDATLPEKYRGMERFAARREIVADFEELGLLQGIEENAMTVPYGDRGGVVIEPMLTDQWYVDAKTMAKPAIEAVEDGRIKFVPKNYENMYFAWMRNIQDWCVSRQLWWGHRIPAWYDEQGNVYVGRDEAEVRAQNNLGDIALTQDEDVLDTWFSSALWTFGTLGWPATDEETLARLQAFHPTDVLVTGFDIIFFWVARMIMMTMHFMKDEDGQPQVPFKTVYVTGLIRDDHGQKMSKSKGNVIDPLDMIDGISLDDLVAKRTGNMMQPQLAEKIKKRTEKEFPEGIAAHGTDALRFTLAALASTGRDINWDMKRLEGYRNFANKIWNASRYVLMNTEDQDCGQNGGDVELSLADRWIISKLQSVETEVARHFDQYRFDLASQTLYEFIWNEYCDWYLELSKPVLWDDNASEAAKRGTRRTLVRVLEVILRLMHPLMPFLTEEIWQAIKELAGKQGDTIMLQPFPVAEDDKVDATAETDIEWLKEVIEGIRNIRGEMNIAPSKKLDVFFNNGSDDDLKRLEANRQFLIKLASLESITWLNKGDEKPLSATALAGELEILVPMAGLIDKEAELARLSKEVERTAKELARVESKLNNPKFVDNAPDEVVAKEQAKLAEFKTTLTKLEEQKQAIAAL; encoded by the coding sequence ATGGACAAAAACTACCGCCCCCAAGATATCGAACAAAACTGGTACCAGACCTGGGAACAGAACGGCTACTTTGCGCCTTCAGGTCATGGAGAAAGTTTCAGCCAGATGATTCCACCGCCAAATGTCACCGGCAGCCTGCATATGGGCCACGCATTCCAGCACACCATTATGGATGCCCTCACTCGCTACCAGCGTATGAAAGGCAAAAACAGCCTCTGGCAAGTAGGCACCGACCACGCCGGTATCGCCACCCAGATGGTGGTTGAGCGGCAACTGGCTGCCCAAGGTCAAAGCCGACTGGATCTCGGCCGGGATGCCTTTATGGAAAAGGTGTGGGAATGGAAAGCGGAATCTGGCGGCACCATCACCAAGCAGATGCGTCGCCTTGGTAACTCGGTAGATTGGGATACCGAACGCTTCACCATGGACCCCGGCTTTACCAAAGCGGTTCAGGAAGTATTTGTTCGCCTCTATCAGGACGGCCTGTTGTATCGCGGCAAGCGTCTGGTGAACTGGGACCCGAAACTGCATACCGCCATCTCTGACCTCGAAGTGGAAAACAAAGAGGTTAAAGGCAAGATGTGGCACCTGCGCTACCCGCTGGCGGATGGCGTTAAAACCGCCGATGGCAAAGATTATATTGTGGTTGCCACCACTCGTCCGGAAACCATGCTGGGTGATACCGGTGTGGCTGTGAACCCGGAAGATCCCCGCTACAAAGACCTGATCGGCAAATTCGTGGTTCTGCCGCTGGTGAATCGTCGCATTCCTATCGTTGGCGACGAGCACGCCGATATGGAAAAAGGAACCGGCTGCGTAAAAATTACCCCGGCACACGATTTCAACGACTACGAAGTGGGCAAGCGCAACAGCCTGCCGATGATCAACGTGCTGACTTTTAACGCCGACATTCGCGACAGCGCACAGTGCTTTAACACTGACGGCAGCGTTAACAACGACATCGACGCTACCCTGCCGGAAAAATATCGCGGCATGGAGCGCTTTGCTGCCCGTCGCGAGATCGTTGCCGACTTTGAAGAACTGGGTCTGCTGCAAGGCATTGAAGAGAATGCCATGACCGTGCCTTACGGCGACCGCGGTGGCGTTGTCATTGAGCCAATGCTCACCGACCAGTGGTACGTCGATGCCAAAACCATGGCCAAGCCAGCTATCGAAGCGGTAGAAGATGGCCGCATCAAGTTTGTGCCGAAAAACTATGAGAACATGTACTTCGCCTGGATGCGCAATATTCAGGACTGGTGCGTATCCCGTCAGCTGTGGTGGGGTCACCGTATTCCTGCCTGGTACGACGAGCAAGGCAATGTGTACGTTGGCCGCGACGAAGCGGAAGTACGCGCCCAGAACAACCTCGGCGATATTGCCCTGACTCAGGACGAAGACGTGCTGGACACATGGTTCAGCTCGGCGCTGTGGACCTTCGGCACCCTCGGCTGGCCCGCAACTGACGAAGAAACCCTGGCGCGCCTGCAGGCGTTCCACCCTACCGATGTTCTGGTTACCGGTTTTGACATCATCTTCTTCTGGGTAGCGCGCATGATCATGATGACCATGCACTTTATGAAAGATGAAGATGGACAGCCTCAAGTTCCATTTAAAACAGTTTATGTTACCGGCCTGATTCGCGATGACCACGGCCAGAAGATGTCCAAGTCCAAGGGCAATGTGATTGACCCGCTGGATATGATCGACGGTATTTCTCTGGATGACCTGGTAGCCAAGCGCACCGGCAATATGATGCAGCCGCAACTGGCGGAAAAAATCAAAAAGCGCACTGAAAAAGAGTTCCCGGAAGGCATTGCCGCACACGGTACTGATGCGCTGCGCTTTACCCTTGCTGCGCTGGCCTCTACCGGTCGCGACATCAATTGGGACATGAAGCGCCTGGAAGGCTACCGCAACTTTGCCAACAAGATCTGGAACGCTTCACGCTATGTTCTGATGAACACCGAGGATCAGGATTGCGGACAAAACGGCGGCGACGTGGAGCTGTCACTGGCGGATCGCTGGATTATCAGCAAGCTGCAAAGTGTAGAAACCGAAGTGGCGCGTCACTTCGACCAGTACCGATTTGATCTGGCCAGCCAGACTCTGTACGAGTTTATCTGGAACGAATACTGCGACTGGTATCTGGAGCTATCCAAGCCGGTGTTGTGGGATGACAATGCGTCTGAGGCAGCCAAGCGCGGTACCCGCCGCACCCTGGTTCGCGTTCTGGAAGTAATTCTGCGCCTGATGCACCCGCTGATGCCGTTCCTGACCGAGGAGATCTGGCAAGCCATTAAAGAGCTGGCTGGCAAGCAAGGCGACACCATCATGCTGCAGCCTTTCCCGGTTGCCGAAGACGATAAAGTCGACGCTACCGCAGAAACTGATATCGAATGGCTGAAGGAAGTGATTGAAGGGATTCGCAATATTCGCGGCGAAATGAATATTGCCCCGAGCAAAAAGCTGGATGTCTTTTTCAACAACGGCAGCGACGACGACCTGAAACGCCTGGAAGCCAACCGTCAGTTCCTGATCAAGCTGGCCAGCCTGGAGTCTATCACCTGGCTGAATAAAGGCGATGAAAAGCCTCTGTCCGCCACTGCCCTGGCTGGTGAACTGGAAATTCTGGTGCCGATGGCTGGCCTGATCGACAAGGAAGCCGAACTGGCTCGACTCAGCAAGGAAGTTGAACGTACCGCCAAAGAACTGGCCCGCGTGGAAAGCAAACTCAACAATCCGAAGTTTGTTGATAATGCGCCGGATGAAGTAGTGGCTAAAGAGCAGGCCAAACTGGCTGAGTTCAAAACCACACTGACCAAACTGGAAGAGCAGAAGCAGGCGATTGCTGCGCTGTAA